TGATCATCATTAACACGCCGCATAATCCAACCGGAACTTTATTGAGTAAATCGGATCTTGAAGAGCTGGAAAAAATTACCAAAGGATCGGATATTATAGTGATTTCGGATGAGGTGTATGAGCATCTCGTGTTTGATGGCCTATGTCACGAAAGTGTTTGCAGGTATCCCGGACTGGCAGAGCGTTCTATTCTGGTTTACTCCTTCGGAAAAACGTTTCACGTTACGGGATGGAAAACCGGATATGTGTGTGGTCCCGCAAATTTAATGACGGAGTTCAGAAAGGCGCACCAGTTTATTGTTTTTGCGGTAAACACGCCAATGCAATATGCGCTGGATGAATTTTTAAAACAGGAAGAAAACTATTTATCTCTCGGGAATTTCTATCAGGAAAAACGCGATTATTTTTTAAATGGAATAAAAGGATCGCGTTTTCAGTTGAAGCCTTCGCAGGGGACCTATTTTCAATTGTTGAATTATTCGAAAATCAGCAATGAGAAGGACACTGAATTTGCCATTCGTCTAACTAAAGAAAACAAGATTGCCAGCATACCGGTTTCTGTTTTTTATAATAATGAAAACGACGAAAAAGTTTTACGTTTTTGTTTTGCCAAGAAAAAAGAAACGCTCGACAAAGCCATTGAAATAATTAATGCGATTTAATATGGATTTAAAAGTATCGATTGTACAAACCACCATGGAGTGGGAAAATATTCGCGAAAACATTTTGCATTTCGATCAACGCATAAATAAGATTGCAGAAAGTGATGTTATTGTTTTGCCGGAGATGTTTACTACAGGATTTTCTATGCAGACTGATCTTTTGGCTGAGGAGATGAATGGATCGGCAGTGCAGTGGATGCTGAATAAAGCCAAAGAAAAAAACGCTGCCATAACAGGTAGTGTAATGATTAAAGAAAATGATCGTTTTTTTAACCGGTTAATCTGGGCACAACCCGACGGAAAAATTTTCCATTACGATAAACGCCATTTGTTTCGAATGGGGAATGAGCACCAACACTATTCCGCCGGTAATGGAAGAATAGTCATTGAATGGCGCGGATGGAAAATTTGTCCACTGATCTGCTACGATCTCCGCTTTCCGGTTTGGGCAAGAAATACAGATCCTTTTTACGACGTTTTACTTTATGTAGCCAACTGGCCTGATGTTCGTCGTCACCCCTGGAAAACCCTCATCACGGCACGTGCCATCGAAAATCAATGTTATGTGGTTGCCGTAAATCGCATTGGGAAAGATGGTCGCGATATAGAGCATGCCGGAGATTCTTGTGTTTGCGATCCAAAAGGACATTGGATTTCGGAAACGCAGCCTTATAAAGAAAGCATTGAAACAATTGTGTTGAGTAAAATGGAACTGGAGGATTTCCGTGAAAAATTTCCCGTGTTATTGGATGGAGATCAATTTCACATCGATTAAAACCAGGGAACAATTTCTATAGCGAAAAGTTGTTCTGTAGTTTTTAGTGCAACGGCAATGGAAAAACCTGCGAAGAGGAGTCCCCATACAATGGCAGGTATATAAGTAATAGAACGGAGATTCGCCGCATCACCGGAGTGACCAGGTTCGTCGGCACTAAGCCATAAAATGACCAATGAAGAATAGACGGCTTCAATGCTGTTGACGATGGCGCTAAAGCTTAAAAAATACCAGGTAACATGTGGATTGTTATAGTACCAGCATCCGCCAAGTAAAGCGCCAAAACTTAAAATCCAGAACCATCCGAATTTGTTTCTTACCCAAAACAAAAGATTAAGGAGTAACCATCCGGCTAATCCGTAAAAAACCCAATCTGTTTTTCCGAGGTGTTGGTAGTACAACATGGCCCATCCTGCTAAAATTCCAAATGGATATCCGGCTAAATTAATCAGCATATCACGCAGCCATCCCGATTGCACATATTTGCAGGTTCCAGAAGTATCGGCATGCAAATCTACGGTGCTGAATTTTCCGGTGAGCAGCAAAGCCATCACGGCGTGACCACTCTCGTGAAACATGGTGTTGAGTCCGCGGAAATACGGACCGATTTTATCGATTCTCAATAAGAGAAAAGCCAATACAATCATGCCGATGTATTGATAGGAAGCTGGCGCGAAATCGAGCATAATTAAAATTACGCCGATTCTGCTTCACCCGGTGAAATGCCGCGATGAAATATTAAGAGCGGGAGGTTAATTAAAATTCCCGTTTAAAGTTGTGTTGCGCCTTCTTTTATCACTTCTACAAGTGAAGGATCCAGCAAGGTGCTGGTATCGCCTAAATTTGACGTGTCACCTTCTGCAATTTTTCGAAGAATGCGACGCATGATTTTACCGCTTCGTGTTTTAGGTAATCCGGGTACAAATTGAATTTTGTCGGGTTTAGCAATAGGACCAATAATCCGCGATACGGTTTGCGTAATATCCTGCTTAGCCAATTGCGCATCACCGTGTGAACCATCGTAAATAACATAAGCATAAATGCCTTGTCCTTTTACATCATGCGGATAACCTACTACGGCGCTTTCAATTACACCGGAATGCATATTAATAGCATTTTCCACTTCAGCGGTTCCAATGCGGTGACCACTTACGTTTAATACATCGTCCACCCTTCCGGTGATGCGATAATTTCCATTGGCATCGCGCAAGCATCCGTCGCCTGTAAAGTATTTGTTTTCGTAAGTAGAAAAGTAGGTTTGTCTGCAACGTTCATGATCGCCATAAGTGCTGCGGATAATTCCGGGCCATGGTGCTTTCATGCATAAATTTCCGCTTACGTTATTCCCCGTTATTTCATTACCGTTTTCATCGACCAGACAAGGTTGAACACCGGGTAAGGGTAAGGTTGCAAATGATGGAATACCGGGAGTAACATTAGCAATATTTGAAATTAAAACACCTCCGGTTTCCGTTTGCCACCAGGTATCTACAATGGGACATTTTTCTTTTCCGATGTTTTTATTGTACCAGTGCCAGGCTTCTTCGTTGATGGGTTCGCCTACGGTTCCCAATACTTTTAATGAAGAAAGATTTTTATTTTTTAATGGATCTAATCCAAATCCCATCAGACTCCGGATAGCGGTTGGGGCGGTGTATAAAATATCGACCTTGTATTTATCTACAATATCCCAAAATCTGCCTGCATCCGGCCAGGTTGGAATTCCTTCGAACATGAGGGATGTGCCTCCTGCAGAGAGTGGACCATAAACGATATAACTGTGTCCCGTAATCCATCCGATATCGGCCGTGCAAAAATGGATTTGTCCGGCCTGGTATTGAAATACATTTACAAAAGTATAGTTGGTCCACACCATATACCCCGCCGTAGTATGCACCACTCCTTTGGGTTTACCTGTAGATCCTGATGTATAGAGAATAAATAAAATATCTTCCGCATCCATTTCTACGGCTTCGCAAAATGGATTTCCTTGTGTTTCCACTTTTTTAATTTCATCTTCCCACCAAAGATCTCTGCCTTTGATCATGCTTACCGCAATTCGGGTTCTGGTACTTACAATCACTTTTTTCACTATGTGATTACCCACCAGCGCATCATCAATTACACTTTTTAAGGGAATATCTTTTGCACCACGGTAAGCGCCATCGGATGTGATAATATATTCCGCTTTTGCATCATCTAAACGATCAGCAATGGCTTGTGCAGAAAACCCGCCGAATATCACCGAGTGAATGGCACCAATGCGGGCACAGGCTAAAACAGCAATGGTTAATTCGGGAATCATCCCCATATAAATACAAACGCGATCTCCTTTTTTTACGCCGTTGTTCAAAAGGACATTGGCAAATTGCATCACTTTAAAATGCAATTCACGATAAGTGAGCACACGGTGATGTTCTTCCGGATCGTTCGGCTCCCAAATAATAGCCGGCTGATCTCCGCGTTCGGCGAGGTGCCGGTCCAGACAGTTTTCTGTGATGTTTAATTTTCCTCCACTGAACCATTTTACGTCCGGACCACTAAAATCCCAATGTAAAACCTTGTTCCATTTTTTTTTCCAAACGAAATTTTCAGCAATTTCTCCCCAGAAAAGTTCCGGATTTTCTACACTGCGCTTATACTGCAGATCATATTCTTCGCGCGATTTTATTTGATAGGGATATGACATAGCCTTTGTGTTTAGTCACAATATAAAAAATATTATACAAGTGCATTTCCGGAATAGCTAGCAAAAAAAATGACAGGCAATGCCTGTCATTTTAAATGAAGTATGAATTTGGTTAAAAGCCTAATTTTTCGCGCACCACTTTTAATTTTGCATGAGCAATTTTTCGCGCCTTTTCTTCGCCGATTTTTAGCCGGGCTTCTAATTCAGCATGATTCTCCATGTAATACGCATACAACTTCCGTGCTTCTGCAAATTTTTCGAGAATCAAAGCAAGTAATTCTTGTTTTGCATGTCCGTATCCAAAATTCCCTGCCAGGTATTTGGCGCGCAATTCTGCAACCTGAATTTCGGTGCCCAGCAAACTGTACAATTTAAATACGTTACAGGTATCCGGATTTTTAGGTTCTTCCAATGGAGTAGAGTCGGTAACAATGGTTCCGATTTGTTTTTTCAATTCCTTTTCCGGAAGAAAAACATCAATGAAATTTTTGTAGCTCTTACTCATTTTTTGTCCGTCGGTTCCGGGGACAATCATCACCCGTTCATCCACTTTTGCTTCGGGAACTACAAATGTTTCTCCCATTATGCGGTTAAACGATTCGGCGATGTCTCTCGAAATTTCCAGATGCTGTACCTGGTCTTTTCCAACAGGGATGTATTGTGCATCGTATAACACGATATCGGCAGCTTGCAAAACAGGATAAGTGAATAATCCGGCATTTACATCTGCAAGACGATCGCTTTTTTCTTTAAACGAATGGGCATTCGCCAGCATTGGAAACGGAGTAAAGCAATTCAGATACCAGGCAAGTTCGGTGACTTCGGGGATCTGACTTTGACGGTAAAATATGGTGCGTTCCGGATCCAGACCAAATGCAAGCCATGCAGCTGCAACGGCATTGGTATTGGTTTTTCGCTGCTCCCCATCTTTTAATGAGGTTAATGAATGCATGTCGGCAATGAAAATGAACGATTCATTTTTCGGATCGTTGCACAATTCAATGGCGGGCAAAATGGCGCCAAGGATGTTGCCTAAATGAGGAACTCCTGAACTTTGTATGCCGGTTAATATTCTGGCCATGGTGGTGTAGAAATAATCAGATCATTTTTAAAAACGAAACTTCTTTTGGAGTTAAAAATCTCCATTTTCCTCTGGGAAGATCTTTTTTAACTAATCCTGCAAACATTACACGATCCAGCTTAATTACTTTGTAACCGAGATGTTCAAACATACGGCGTACAATACGGTTTCTTCCGCTGTGAATCTCAACACCGATATCGCGTTTGTTGCTTGCATCACCAACGAATTGAACATCGTCTACTTTAATAAATCCGTCTTCCAGTTCAAAACCTTCCTTCAGCTTCAGCAAATCTTCGCGCGAAACATTTTGGTCGGTCATTACATGGTAAATTTTCTTGATGTTGTTTCGTGGATGCGTCAGTTTATCTGTTAGTTCTCCGTCGTTAGTAAAGAGTAATAGTCCGGTGGTATTGCGGTCTAATCTTCCAACCGGATAAATACGTTCTTTGGTCGCTTTTTCTACCAGCTCCATTACGGTTCTGCGTTTTTCCGGATCATCCACCGTGGTGATGTAATCTTTCGGTTTATTCAGTAACACGTACACCAGTTTTTCCTGCGATAAAAGTTGGTCGCCATAATGCACTTTGTCGGTCGGCATTACGCGCGTTCCTAATTCGGTTACGATTTTGCCGTTGACTTTAACCACTCCGGACTGAATCAATTCATCAGCTTCGCGGCGCGAACACACTCCGGTGTTGGCAATGAATTTATTTAAGCGGATACTTCCGTCGTCCTCTCGTTTTACGGTAGATTTTTTAGAGCGGGAAGTTTGTACCAGTTTTTTATAATCGGAAGACGATTTTTTTACGCGCTTTTTCTCATCGTCGAGTTTTTTAAAATCGAATTCTTCATCGTCTTTAAAATCCTCGTTGATATAACTTTTTTTATCTGATTTTCCGGAGAAACCGCTGAATCCGCTTTTACGTTTTTTAGAAGTTCCGTACGATTCTTCGCCGGATGTTTCTGATTTGTTTTCGAAATCATCTTCTTCTCTTTTTTTGTAACCGCGGCTTTCACTATCGTCGGATCGGCCAAAACTTTTTTTCTTGCGATCATCGAATTTGCGCGTACCGGAACGTTCATCGTCGCGTTTTCCATATTTGCGTTCGCCACCTTCAGAGGATCTTCCGTAAGAACGTTTTTCTCCACGGTCATCGTCTCTGCGTTTGCTGAATTTACGCTCACCACCTTCAGAGGATCTGCTATAAGAGCGTTTTTCTCCGCGGTCATCATCTCTGCGTTTTGAGTAGGAGCGTTCACCACCTTCAGAGGATCTGCTATAAGAGCGTTTTTCTCCGCGGTCGTCGTCTCTGCGTTTGCTGAATTTGCGTTCGCCACCTTCAGAAGATCTGCCATATGAGCGTTTTTCTCCGCGATCATCATCTCTGCGTTTGCTGAATTTACGTTCACCATCTTCAGAAGATCTGCCGTATGAGCGTTTTTCTCCACGGTCATCATCTCTTCGTTTGCTATAGGAACGTTCACCGCCTTCGGAGGATCTGCTATAGGAGCGTTTCTCTCCACGGTCGTCATCTCTGCGTTTGCTGAATTTGCGATCACCACCTTCGGAGGATCTGCCGTACGAGCGTTTTTCTCCACGGTTGTCGTCGCTTCGTTTAGAAAATTTTCGGTCTGAATTTTCGGAACTTCTGCCGTAGGATTTTTTTTCTCCCCGGTCATTATCATTTCGTTTGCTGAATTTTTTGTCGCGGTCATTGCTTCTGCCGTAACTTCCTCCTTCTGATGATGAGGATCTGGAGGATCTCTTTTCGTATCCTCTGTTGTTTTCGGAACGTCCTGCGGATCTGCGGTCGTTGCCTCTTGATGGGCGTTTCATAATATAGAACTAGTTAGGGCATAAAGGTACGCTATTTAAGCATTGCTTAAGCGAGGGGGTAAAAAGCATCGGGAATGTGTTCTAATACAGGACCTTTCGGTCCGTACCAGATTCCGATAATGTCGAAGCGGACCTCCTCTTCCGTGGGATTTTCTTCGAGGTACAGGTTGGCAGCCCGTATAATGCGTGCTTGTTTTTTGGGGTCCACAAAAGTAATCGGATCGCCAAAATCCACACTGCTTCTCGATTTTACCTCTGCAAAAACAAGCGTAGTTCCTTCCCTGGCAATGATATCGATTTCGAGATGCTGTTTTTGCCAGTTGAGGGCCAGGATTTCAAATCCCTTTTCCACCAGGTGAAACATGGCCAGTTCTTCACCTCTTTTCCCTTTATTTCTAGAGTTTTCCATTTTTCGGAACGGCTTTTGTAATGACTATATCGATTAATTTGTTTATCTTTAAAGTTAAAATCATGAGAACCAATAATCCAAGACATCATATGACAAGGTTTTTAAGCTTTTTACTGTTTGGTCTTTTCTTTATCGGCGCAGGTTCCGTAAAGGCAGGATTCGAAGGGGTGATTGAATTCACCAAAAAAACAGGAAGTACTGAAGTAAAGTACAAGTACTATATCAAAGGATCTAAAACGCGTATCGAAGATTTCGGTACCGACGGAACTTTACAAGGGGTGATGCTGATTGATGCAGCGGCCAATAAAGTGATCGGGATTTCTCCGGAGCGTAAATTGTGGATGGATATGCCCAACAATCGTCAACGTAAAGATGTAAAGTTGGATATTCAAAAAACAAATAACACAAAAGAGATTGCCGGTTATAAGGCAACGGAGTGGAAAGTAACGTGTAAAGATGATGACCGTGTTATCAGCTACTGGATGGCAGATGGTGCATTTGATTTTTTCATCCCACTTTTAAAAACCTTGAATCGTGCAGATAAACTTTCTATTTACTTTTTAAAATTAAGTGGAGCAGAAGGTTTGTTCCCTATTATGGGAGAAGAAAAAAAATCAGACGGAACCGTGATTACTACCTTAAAAACCCAATCGGTTAAAAAGCAGGCATTAGAAGAGTCATTATTCGAAATACCAAAAGGTTATTCGAAATACGATAAGTAAAAAGAAAGATCCGCTGAGAGGCGGATTTTTTTTTGAGTATTATTTGGAGAAAGAACTCTTTAGTTCGGAATGTTCTTCAATTTTCATTGTTAATCTGCCTCCCATAATTAATGTTCTGTTATCGGGAATATGTCCGCCGGGAAATCCGAAGCATACCGGATATTCATAATCGGCCACATGTTCCAGGATAATTTCTTCTGCGCTTTTCCCGAATGGAATGGCGTTATCTTTCATTTCGGTAAACCCACCGATGATGAGTCCATTTAATTGCGCCAATATGCCACTGCGTTTTAAACTTAACATCATGCGGTCGACGTGGTAGAGGTATTCGTCCAGATCTTCCAGAAACAGAATTTTTCCTTTAGCATCGGGTAATGATGCAGAACCTTGCAAGGCATACACCAGCGATAAATTGCCTCCGAATAAAATTCCTTCACTCATTCCTTTTCTATTGAGCGGATGGGATGAAAGGGTATAGGATAAATCCTTCCCTTCAATGGCA
This region of Flavobacteriales bacterium genomic DNA includes:
- a CDS encoding amidohydrolase yields the protein MDLKVSIVQTTMEWENIRENILHFDQRINKIAESDVIVLPEMFTTGFSMQTDLLAEEMNGSAVQWMLNKAKEKNAAITGSVMIKENDRFFNRLIWAQPDGKIFHYDKRHLFRMGNEHQHYSAGNGRIVIEWRGWKICPLICYDLRFPVWARNTDPFYDVLLYVANWPDVRRHPWKTLITARAIENQCYVVAVNRIGKDGRDIEHAGDSCVCDPKGHWISETQPYKESIETIVLSKMELEDFREKFPVLLDGDQFHID
- a CDS encoding DUF4412 domain-containing protein, with product MTRFLSFLLFGLFFIGAGSVKAGFEGVIEFTKKTGSTEVKYKYYIKGSKTRIEDFGTDGTLQGVMLIDAAANKVIGISPERKLWMDMPNNRQRKDVKLDIQKTNNTKEIAGYKATEWKVTCKDDDRVISYWMADGAFDFFIPLLKTLNRADKLSIYFLKLSGAEGLFPIMGEEKKSDGTVITTLKTQSVKKQALEESLFEIPKGYSKYDK
- the acs gene encoding acetate--CoA ligase — protein: MSYPYQIKSREEYDLQYKRSVENPELFWGEIAENFVWKKKWNKVLHWDFSGPDVKWFSGGKLNITENCLDRHLAERGDQPAIIWEPNDPEEHHRVLTYRELHFKVMQFANVLLNNGVKKGDRVCIYMGMIPELTIAVLACARIGAIHSVIFGGFSAQAIADRLDDAKAEYIITSDGAYRGAKDIPLKSVIDDALVGNHIVKKVIVSTRTRIAVSMIKGRDLWWEDEIKKVETQGNPFCEAVEMDAEDILFILYTSGSTGKPKGVVHTTAGYMVWTNYTFVNVFQYQAGQIHFCTADIGWITGHSYIVYGPLSAGGTSLMFEGIPTWPDAGRFWDIVDKYKVDILYTAPTAIRSLMGFGLDPLKNKNLSSLKVLGTVGEPINEEAWHWYNKNIGKEKCPIVDTWWQTETGGVLISNIANVTPGIPSFATLPLPGVQPCLVDENGNEITGNNVSGNLCMKAPWPGIIRSTYGDHERCRQTYFSTYENKYFTGDGCLRDANGNYRITGRVDDVLNVSGHRIGTAEVENAINMHSGVIESAVVGYPHDVKGQGIYAYVIYDGSHGDAQLAKQDITQTVSRIIGPIAKPDKIQFVPGLPKTRSGKIMRRILRKIAEGDTSNLGDTSTLLDPSLVEVIKEGATQL
- a CDS encoding methionine aminotransferase, with the translated sequence MPSYPRSISSKLPLVGTTIFTVMSKLAAENNAINLSQGFPDFPCSAELISLVTKHMQEGKNQYAPMQGLLSLRETIAAKMEKAYGVAYHPEGEITITAGGTQAIYSAIAAFVREGDEVIVFNPAYDCYEPAIELNGGVTVFSTLVAPEYKINWTEVRKLINHKTRMIIINTPHNPTGTLLSKSDLEELEKITKGSDIIVISDEVYEHLVFDGLCHESVCRYPGLAERSILVYSFGKTFHVTGWKTGYVCGPANLMTEFRKAHQFIVFAVNTPMQYALDEFLKQEENYLSLGNFYQEKRDYFLNGIKGSRFQLKPSQGTYFQLLNYSKISNEKDTEFAIRLTKENKIASIPVSVFYNNENDEKVLRFCFAKKKETLDKAIEIINAI
- a CDS encoding pseudouridine synthase; the protein is MKRPSRGNDRRSAGRSENNRGYEKRSSRSSSSEGGSYGRSNDRDKKFSKRNDNDRGEKKSYGRSSENSDRKFSKRSDDNRGEKRSYGRSSEGGDRKFSKRRDDDRGEKRSYSRSSEGGERSYSKRRDDDRGEKRSYGRSSEDGERKFSKRRDDDRGEKRSYGRSSEGGERKFSKRRDDDRGEKRSYSRSSEGGERSYSKRRDDDRGEKRSYSRSSEGGERKFSKRRDDDRGEKRSYGRSSEGGERKYGKRDDERSGTRKFDDRKKKSFGRSDDSESRGYKKREEDDFENKSETSGEESYGTSKKRKSGFSGFSGKSDKKSYINEDFKDDEEFDFKKLDDEKKRVKKSSSDYKKLVQTSRSKKSTVKREDDGSIRLNKFIANTGVCSRREADELIQSGVVKVNGKIVTELGTRVMPTDKVHYGDQLLSQEKLVYVLLNKPKDYITTVDDPEKRRTVMELVEKATKERIYPVGRLDRNTTGLLLFTNDGELTDKLTHPRNNIKKIYHVMTDQNVSREDLLKLKEGFELEDGFIKVDDVQFVGDASNKRDIGVEIHSGRNRIVRRMFEHLGYKVIKLDRVMFAGLVKKDLPRGKWRFLTPKEVSFLKMI
- a CDS encoding LD-carboxypeptidase; this translates as MSKTIGITATARKISPEEIEAGILFFQERGYRVITHPSLWESDHQFAGTDAIRAKALQDFILDDRIDCIVCARGGYGTLRMVDLVDFSSLKKTKKLIAGYSDITVLHNHLLAQHELMSLHSTMPVNMKSNTPEALQSILDAIEGKDLSYTLSSHPLNRKGMSEGILFGGNLSLVYALQGSASLPDAKGKILFLEDLDEYLYHVDRMMLSLKRSGILAQLNGLIIGGFTEMKDNAIPFGKSAEEIILEHVADYEYPVCFGFPGGHIPDNRTLIMGGRLTMKIEEHSELKSSFSK
- a CDS encoding YraN family protein: MENSRNKGKRGEELAMFHLVEKGFEILALNWQKQHLEIDIIAREGTTLVFAEVKSRSSVDFGDPITFVDPKKQARIIRAANLYLEENPTEEEVRFDIIGIWYGPKGPVLEHIPDAFYPLA
- the trpS gene encoding tryptophan--tRNA ligase → MARILTGIQSSGVPHLGNILGAILPAIELCNDPKNESFIFIADMHSLTSLKDGEQRKTNTNAVAAAWLAFGLDPERTIFYRQSQIPEVTELAWYLNCFTPFPMLANAHSFKEKSDRLADVNAGLFTYPVLQAADIVLYDAQYIPVGKDQVQHLEISRDIAESFNRIMGETFVVPEAKVDERVMIVPGTDGQKMSKSYKNFIDVFLPEKELKKQIGTIVTDSTPLEEPKNPDTCNVFKLYSLLGTEIQVAELRAKYLAGNFGYGHAKQELLALILEKFAEARKLYAYYMENHAELEARLKIGEEKARKIAHAKLKVVREKLGF
- a CDS encoding M50 family metallopeptidase, coding for MLDFAPASYQYIGMIVLAFLLLRIDKIGPYFRGLNTMFHESGHAVMALLLTGKFSTVDLHADTSGTCKYVQSGWLRDMLINLAGYPFGILAGWAMLYYQHLGKTDWVFYGLAGWLLLNLLFWVRNKFGWFWILSFGALLGGCWYYNNPHVTWYFLSFSAIVNSIEAVYSSLVILWLSADEPGHSGDAANLRSITYIPAIVWGLLFAGFSIAVALKTTEQLFAIEIVPWF